The genomic segment ccaaggtccCCTCCTGGCACCATTCTGATCATCCTCACTGGGCTCCACAGAGGCAAGAAGGTGGTTTTCCTGAAGCATTTGAGCAGTGGGGGTTGCTACCTGTGACTGGACCTCGGGCTCTCAATTGAATTCCTCTACATAGAACACACCAGAAATTTGTTATTGCCACCTCCACCAAAATTGGTATCAGCAgtgtgaaaattttcaaacatttcactGATGTTTACTTCCAAAAGAAGCTGCATAAACCCAGATACCAGGAAGGAGAGATCTTTGAcagcaagaaagaggaaatgtgaGACTACAGCACAGCACTAGGTTGATCAGCATGCTGTGGATTCGAAAATTCTGTCAAAAAACCTGTTCTTCACCTTTAGGGCTACCTCCACTCTGTTTTCTCCCACAAATGGAGTTTGCCCTCACAAATCAGtgttctacatttcttttttttttcttttttttatttttttatttatgatagtcacagagagagagagagagaggcagagacacaggcggagggagaagcaggcttcatgcaccgggagcctgatgtgggattcgatcccgggtctccaggatcgcgccctgggccaaaggcaggcgccaaaccgctgcgccacccagggatcccagtgttcTACATTTCTTACAAAGAACCTAATACTGACCCATTTCCACAAAAACAACAACTTGGGGggaaaaacccaaaatatttgttgaatatatacaatggaatattattcataataaaaaataaagtcttgggacacctgggtggcttaagcgtctgccttcagcttagggcatgatcctggagtccagagatcgagtcccacatcgggctccctacatggagcctgcttctccctctgcctgtgtctctgcctctctctctctctgtctctcatgaataaataaataaaatctctaaaaaaaggtaaaaaaaaaaaaaagaataaagtcttgccatttgcaatgatgtgaatggagctaagaaagaattatgctaagtgaaataagtcagagaaagacaaataccgtaagatttcactcatacatagaatttaacaaaacaggtaataattatttaaattaaaagacaactcaaatgtccaaaataggAGTTCATTAATTAAATTATGTTACCTCCATATAGGGAACTATGAGGCAATCGTCAAAAATAACATGGGTGGGTGCCTgcgcggctcagtcagttaagtgtatgtctttggcttgggtcatggtcctggggtcctgggatcgagtccagcatcgggctctctgctcagtgaggagtctgcttctctttctccctctgcccctccctactgttcatgctgtctctctctcaaataaataaaatctttaaaaataataataatagtaataacatgGGCATGAGGTGCCtagatagctcagtcagttaagcgtctgacccttgctctcagctcaggtattgagctcagggttgtaagttcaggcCTCCTGTTGGGTTCTATGCTggcaaggagtctacttgaaacaaaactaaaaacatggGTAGGGGTGCCTCACTagctcatttggtagagcatgcaactcaatCTTGGGGTGGTAAGTTCGAGCCCCCAGCTGGGTGTagagtacttaataaataaaaataaattaaattaaaaaagaaacatcagcctgtctcatttaaaaaaataaataacatgggTAAGTACCACAATATACAGctaagttaaaaaacaaaaaccacagttCTCAAAATAGttcttaatttttgtatattatagtAGCTACACATGGACAGTAAGATAACAggtaattgtctttttttttttttttacattatagtgattacaattaaaaaaaaaaaaagtagaggggtgcctgggtggctcagctggttaagcggtggctagctcttgatttcagcccaggtcatgatctcagggttctgggattgaggagtctgcttgagaattctctctctccctcttcctccctccctctccccacacctcatgttctctctctctctaaaataaataagtaaatcctaaaaaaataaagtaaaaaatatatttcttgggtagttaaaaaggaaggagaaaccaGCTTGGAGATTAATCCATTCCTTTTACCAAAGCAAAGACTAGGTTCTGGATTATCTGAATGGTAAGAATAAAGAGAGGGTCACTGTGGTCAGACAAGGGAGCTGGGATCATTTCGGGGAGCAGAGACTAAGGACAATGATGGCTCTTGCCTAGATAAGCAATTCATTACATGAATAAGAAAATTCATTACAATTCACAATTTACAATTTACAAAGCACAGCGCGGTGGCTGGGACAAGGGCTGGGTAGGAGCTGCCTCTTACCACTTCTCCAGCTGTTCCAATCCTCCTTCCTGAGGGGCTCCAATGCAGGCTTTCTGCTGCTGGGCTTTCCATTCCTCCAACTTGGGCAGCAGTAGCTCAATAAGGGTAGTTAATCGGCCTAGCAATGCTTTGGTGGCATCCAGTACCTCCTAAGAAAGATAAAGTGAGTGATGAGCACTTCTCACCATCATCTTCCACCACCCAACcagggaggaagagacaaagaagcCAAGGCTAAGAGGGCAGGGCTCCCACATCCCTCATTTTCCCCAGTTCCCCGTTGCCcactccctctgtctgcctcccACCTTTCTCCTTCTGTCCAGTTCATTGAGAGTTTCCTGCAGAAGCTGGTGCTGTCTCATCTGATGGGGGTCTAAGGAGAATTTCTTCACTGGATGGCGGGAGCAGGAGTGAGACAAATGCTCAGACCCAGGGCTCCTTCCCCCCTACATCCTGATCAGGACCTCAGTCAGTCGGGCGGAGGGAATTttgaagggagaagaagaggaaccAAGCAAAGCAGAGGCACCTCTGGGCCCTCAGGCAAGTTGTGAATTGAACCAAAAGCCCACTTAATCTGCTAAGGCAGTTTTCCACGCACCTCCCCCAACATACACCAGCCATCCCTCAGCCACACCTCCAGCCCAACCTCCATAACATACGCTGGCACTTTTAGCTTTGCATGGCAGCAGGGCTATAGCCACTACGGCTGGCTGTAGTAGCCAGAGGAGAGTATCGCTTACTGGAgcttttcccttctcctctcttccaCCCCGGCCTCCCAGCATGTACCTGTCTTTCTCCCACACTTCGGTGTGCTTCCTACCTTGGGCCTGGATCTTATATCGGAAGCAGAAGACATCCTGCTGGTCTTTCAGTTGGGAGATGGATTTCACCAGCCTCTGTAGAGGGGATAAGACCCAGATGGGGCTGTTTCTGTGGGAGGAGGCAGGCTGACCCCTACCCACCCTGACTCCTGCCACATCTACTAACCTCCATCATAGCCTTTAATTCCAGGATCCGGGATTCAATCTCATCCTGCTGGCTTTCTACAGGTGTTTTGAGGGCTGGATCTCCTTGCTCCTGAAATAAGAGACTCTGAGCACATTTCAATTCTGACCTTTCATCCCTGAAACCTCTGCCTGCAGTTATATCACAGCATGGGGGGCTGGggatcttgttcttttttttttttttttttttttttttggagttcaatttgtcaacatatagcataacacccagtgctcatcccaccaagtgcccccctcagtgcccatcacctagtcaccccaaccccccacccacttccccttccactacctcttgttcatttcccagagttaggagcctctcatgttttgtcatcctcactgatattttcactcattttctctcctttcactttattccctctcactaatttttatattccccaaatgaatgagatcatataatgtttgtccttctctgattgacacatttcactcagcataataccctccagttccatccacgttgaagcaaatggtgggtatttgtcatttctaatggctgaggaatgttccattgtatacataaaccacatcttctttatccattcatctttcgatggacaccgaggctccttccacagtttggctattgtggccattgctgctagaaacatcggggtgcaggtgggggaTCTTGTTCTTGTTCTGAGACAAATATCCCGAGTCCCTTCCACAGTCACTCTCTACTCTAGGAGCTTTCAAAATCACTAAAAATTGTTCTTACCAACTGAGCCCTCTGAGCCTGGgtcagaattcttttttcttccagaaggAGATTGAAGATCATCTCAGCCAACTGGGTAGGGCCCTGGGGAAGGGCCTATagtaggaagagaaagaactgaTCGAAGCATCTTCAATGATCTAGCATTCCAGACCTTCCCTACCAGTGGCCCCAGTACTTCCCCCTCCTTCAGGGTCTCTAGCCCCTCCCCTCTTCACCAACGGTACCCTAAAACCTAGCCTTTTCCCAACAGGATCACCTagactctgcctttctctctgacAGTGACCCTCCAAGTCCAGATCTGCCCTGGACTTGTCCCTCTTTTCCCCAGATCTGCCCCCATCCCTTTACATCTCCAGGTCCTGTTTCATACCCTAAACCATACTCCTCTACATTCAGTTTCCTTTATATTCAGCTTTTTGGCCATTCCTGGCTCCTCCAAGTACCTGAATGTCCCGATAGAATTTTCGCAAGTTGTGCTGTAATAAAAAGCACTCAGGGTCCTGGCTGCAGCGGCCACACTCATACTTCAGTTGGTCCAAGAAGTGGAAGAACAGCATGTTCACCTTGGAATCATCATTGCCCAGGGCAGCCTCCTGCCTGGGGACCAGGAATGACAAGGATTAGTATCCCAGCAGCGTTCCTACTGTCTTTTGTGGCCTCCTAACCCCTTCTAGACAACTTTGgtgtctccaggatcctgggggCTCAGAAGAAACTACTTTCCACACCCCGCTTCCTGAGGAACTCACCAGTTCTGATCTTCAATCCAGACAGCCAAGTGCTGTCGAATGTCCACTGGCAGGAGGCTATCTGAGTAGAGCTGATGCAGCTGATCCTGAAATGGGTTGTCGAGATTCTGTAGCATCTCCCACTGCGCCATTTGGGGTCTGAGTCTGAAGGATGCACGTTCCCAACTGGAAATTTTGCTGGACTAAATAATCCACAGTCTCATGATTGCTTatcactataataaaaaaaattaattataaaggtaagaaaaaaaaactggagctACATTGATCCCACTCCTAATGttggtctcttcctcttctctccacaGGTAACCAATATTATCAGTTTAGTTCATATTCTTTCAGACAATACTATTTAGGAGCTGCAATATGTGGgcctttttgttttaatgatcagttctttttttttttaaagcctttatttatttatttatttatttatttatttatttatttatttatttattcattcattcattcattcatgagagacacagagagagaggcagagacacaggcagaaggagaagcaggctccctgcagggagcccgaagtgggactcaatctcgggcctccaggatcacgccgtgagcccaaggcagacacccaactgcggagccacccaggtgtcccttaatgaCGATTTTCAAACACACACCGAAGTAGAGTGAATAGTACAAGAATTATCCATTTACCCATCATTCAACTTTACTAAACATTAATATTTCCATCATCTTAATTTCATCTATCTCCCCcagtgaatttattttaaatttgtattcgTGTTTACTTATGCTGGAACATTTCAAGATCATAAATgggttataaatatttatttcagcatGATTCCTGATGGTCCCAAAGCTTTATCAAGGACTGAAACCTTAACAATCTGCTCTCCATGTAGGAAGGAGAGAGTgccttccaaatatttattttttttccaaatatttaaatactttaaaaaaacacaaatatttaaatactctACAAGGAGGTCATTCAATCTCTAAGACTGTGATACTTTTAAGACCTCTATCAACCTCTGACTCTTCATGTATATTATCAACTTTGTGAGAGACCCAGAAATTCCCCCCCACCCATAGAGGCAGGGTTGGGCAAAGAAagcagaggctttttttttttttcaagcagaggcttttgtttgttttttcaccaTGAAACTTCACTCAAAACTggtatttgaaaacaaacaaacaaacaaacaaacaaacctggtaTTTGCCTGCTACCAAGTAGGCTGGGCTAAgaatctttcttcctctctttccccgCCCCCTGCCAACTGCCTGCTTAGGAAATCAAAACCTATTCTTGTTGCAGATTAAACCTAACAGAAAAGAGTATTTACATACATCCGTGGTCCAAAAAAGGTGACATGATCTTATtaccaatgaaagaaaaatgtctggGGTGGGAGAGATTGTGTTCCGATAGTATGAATAATCGTGAGATGCTTTTCTACCTCTTTGAAGTAGAAACGGGGAGGAAAGGATTGGTCTGGgattcctatttttcattttaatgcttttaCTAGTGCTTGGCTTTGAAATCTATGCACCtgtactgctttaaaaaaaacaaatggagagTCTCCACTTCTTAAGGAAGGAATCTCGACTGTTATGAAAAGAGCAAGGTGGCAAGTTAACTGTAAGgtttaaatatgagaaaacaaaacaaaaaaccatggtCTTCCCAAAATAGACCGCAAACACGAGGCCTAAAGGCTGTAACGCTTTTCCCCCAGCTATCCCTCACTCTCTTGGGCATACATTTTTTGCTCAATGAGCTTTTTGGAAAAGAACTGCATTTTgtatgtgaccttaggcaaattgtTTCACCTTTCTGTCCcttacgcttttttttttttttttaaagattttattggttcatgagagacacccagagaggccgagacgcaggcagagggagaagcaggctccatgcagggagccgacgcgGGGCTCGGCccggacccggggtcacgccctgggcccaagcgccgctgaaccgctgagccaccgggctgcgcTGCCCCTTACACTTCGTAAGATAACAGTGAAGGAAGTGAAATCGTATCTACCTTcagacattcttttttctttttttggcgaGAATCAAACCTAACACAGCCCGGAGGGTCAAAGCGCTGGCTAAGGGATTCGGAGGCTGCCGGGGGGGTTTGGGGAGCGGGGTGTCAGCGCCGGCGGCCGGGCTGGATGGGAGACTCGCTCACGTAGCAGGGCACAGCTATTTCAACTTAGAGACGAAGGCTCACGACGAGCGGGCGCACCCCAGGGCCTGCCGCCTTCCCCGGGGAGCGACGCGCGCCCGCAccccggccccgcgcggcccCCTGGGCCCGTACCTGCCGAGAGGCTCAGGTTCCCCTCCGTCCAGCGGCTCCGGGAAAGGCTTCCGGCCGGGGAGGGAGCTCGgggccccgcgcgcgccccgcccggccccgcccggccccgcccccggcacctcggccccgcccccgcccttcggccccgccccctcggagCCCGCGGGCTGGAACGCGCGGCTGAACCCGGGAGCTCGCCGTGCGCAGCCTGACAACCGCGACGCTGGCGGCCGTTCAGCCAATGCCCTCCGCCCGTTGGCGTCGCCACAACTCCTCCCTCGCGGGGCGGGACCAGCGGCGCCGAAACCACACCTCCCGCCCCACGATTGGTGGGATCGCTCAAGGacgccccgcccccgtccccggAGGGAGGAGTCCCATTGACGGAACAGCCGCGCGGCGCCGCAGCTGGTTTCCGAGAATCCCCGCGGCGGGAGCGAAACCGAGACCGGCACGGGGCGCTGCAGGCTCCCAGCGCCCCCGGAGGGGCCCGGAATGTCGATTCTTTGGGATGGGAAGCGACGAGCTGTGCCAATAAATAACCGTTTACTGATGGTACCTTGCTAAGCACTGACGTTCCttgtatcatttttaatttccacaaaaCCCATCCAGGGAAAATGATTATCACTACTTTAGacgttttgtttctttttaaagatttttatttatttattcatgagagacacagagacctaggcagagggagaagcaggctcgccatgcggagcccaatgcaggtctccaggaccacgacctgagccaccaggcgtcccacgTCTCTActttagatgttttattttattttatttttttaagtacatattttatttatctactttagatgttttaaaaactgagtgTGGAGAAGAATTGTAATTGAGGCTCCTACAGGTgaagcctggattcaaatccaaatCTTCGGACTCCAAACCCCAGACTTTAAAATCCCTGCATTTTAGAGCATTGCCTTCTTCCCTGATAACCAGGGATTTGGATTTTGAACACATATACATTACAGCTTGTCAAAATATTAGATTTATTCATTCTGTGATCACCACCTTTTATATCCCAAGACTACCATTCCCAGCATCTAAGTCAGAGTCATTAAATAAACCCTAAACTAATAAGAGAGCTGAACTAATGCCAAAGCGCTGTGGTAGTTGTTTCTTCCAGGTCACCCACATCTGAGGTACCCCCCAAGGCCTTCCTGCTGATCACTGGCAGAGCCGTGTTGGCCTCTTGCTCATAGTAATACTGGATCAACTGTTGAATCCCAGCCTTCACTGCAGGTTTAAGTGCGGAGCTGATTAGTACTCCTGTGGGTCCCCCAGACCATCCAGCAAGGGTCATCAGAAGGTCATAACCCATGTCTACGAGCCCATCTTGGCCTCGTTCCTTGGCCTTGTCTGAACAGCTCTGAGCAGCGTAGTACAAAGCTGTGCCCAGATTGTAGTAGGTTCCCACTACTGGAAACAACCGGACTACATTATGCACAttttcctcctgctcctgctcacaGTCATTGATAGGAAGGGAGCGTCGAGCCCTTTCTGGGCCTGGTTGCTCCCTGGCCAACAGCTGTAGAGCAGAGGCCAGGGCATCCATGGAAACTGCCCTTCCCGTGCTTCTCCTTTTCTGGAGCTCTTGAAGATGTTGGATGAGGATCTGTGTAGCTTTTACACCCCCCAGACGGTACAGCTGAAGTTGCAGGGGCCAGACATCAGCCTGGCAACCAGCTTTCTCCAGGGCAATCACCAGTGGCAAGCCCACCAGGAACTTGGGCAGAGGGGCCATGTAGGTGAAGCCAGGCAGGGACTTTGGGAGCAGAGTCTGGCAGGACAAGATGTCTGAGGAAGGTGGCCAGGATCTCAAGGATGAGGGAATGTTTGTCCAGTTTCCATGTGAAATGACATCCACAGGGTGCAGCAGGAGGTAGCAAAAAAACAGTTCAACTTGTATCATGATGAATCTGAGGCCACACATGTCTGAAACAGAGTACACTGGAGAGGAGATAAACCAGAAACACAAAAACCATTTCCCTGAGGGCTGTGGTCTGAAAGGAGCCCATGACTCAGGGCACACTTCATCCATCATCTCCAAACTTCTGCAGGAAATGCAGCCCAGATGCAGTCACCAGAAACTTCCTCTGCTCTATTTCCACCCATTTATAAGGGGCCCCAAAATACCACACTGTTCAGGTGAGAAATGAGACTGTCCTGATAGATTTGGTTGCTCCTCGATCCAGGTCTGCCCACTCCTCTGCCACGTGAAGAAAGGAGATACTTGCTCTCCCCCATAATCAGAAAGAGAGGTAATCTCTGCAAATATTTGTCCATTTGTATTGTCTGTTCAAACCTTGTCCCCTTGTCACACATTGACCTTGACACCTAAAACCCTGTTCTTTGGCATTTCCTATGTACCTGTCACTTTTCCACTCTAGCTCATGATATGAACTGGGAGACCCAGAGTCAGGAGAGATTAGGTACTATGATTCTCTATTGTATCTCTCTTTTCAGTTTATGAGTTAAATTAGTGAGCTACAGCATTGGGGATTTAGTACAGGGTGGATGAATGAGAAAAAGGTTAAATTACCTGTCATGCTTAGTACATGTTACATGCACTGTATATGATGGCTGAAAGAAAAGGGggggaatgcaaaatggaataAGAATTAGGGGCTGGGAAGTCTTAAGTAGAAAGGGGCAAAGCAAACACCAGTCACATGTTCAGCAGCATGAAATAAAGAACATACATCTGTCCTGAGTGCTCTTCTACATTTCTAACTACTTACTATGTCCCATCCTTGAACACAGTCCTGCGAGAAGAGACTTATTCCCTAGATGGCATTGAATATCTGAAATAAACCTTGACAAATCCCTGAATGCACCTCCCTGAATCCCATAAAGCACCTCCGAGTAACTGTGGAACATTTGCTAAGTTACATTGTCATCATCCATAGACACTGAGAGGTTCTTAACTTAGAGGTTTCTTCAGCTTTttgcctaattttttaaaaagattttatttattcatgagagacacacagagagaggcagagacacaggcagagggagaagcaggctccctcggggagcctgatgcaggactcaatcctgggactccaggatcacgccaaccgctgagccacccaggtgtcctgcttttTGCCTAATTCTTCCTCACGCTCCCAAACCTCATTCCTGCAGCTCTAGGGCATATTGACAGCAAAATCTTTGAACTATGTCACCAGCAGTATGGCAGGTGGCTGGTGGATCTATCACGCCAGCGGGTGTATCTGCCACAATCAATAAATTCCACAGGTAAGTAGCTGACTGTTGGATTCATTCAAGCTTCCCCGCAGGTCCCCCTAGATCCCTCAGTGACCTTAGAATTGCCGATGCTTTCCTCATTGTGCTTTTTACTCTCATGGAGGAGAGGTTCAGTTCACTTTCCTCCCATCCTAATAGGCTGAAGCTGCAGAATGTGGGCCTCAGTCGGGCAAGTAGCCTCCTCCAGGGCCACCCCCAGAGCTAAGTTGAGTAGGTATTCAGGCAGAGGGGCTAAGGAGGGAGCAGTGTGCCAGAGATCCTGGCAGGTCTCGGGATCTGGCTGGAAAGTGTGTTCAGAGGATGGCCTGTTTTTCGTGAAAGATGTCTGGAAGGTCAGGGCCCCTTTCTGGCCATTTCTTGGAAAGACAGTCAATGGGGACAGCAAGACACAAcaaaggggcgcctggctggctcagtcgttAGAACacgagactcttgatctcggggtcgttaGGTTCGAGCCCTATGTTGAGTGTAGAcatctcttaaaaatgaaatcttagggatccctggattgctcagtggtttggtgcctgccttcggcccaggccggggtcctggagtcccgggatcgagtcccacgtcgggctcactgcatggagcccgcttctccctctgcctgtgtctctgcctctctctgtgtgtctctcatgaataaat from the Vulpes vulpes isolate BD-2025 unplaced genomic scaffold, VulVul3 u000000674, whole genome shotgun sequence genome contains:
- the APOF gene encoding apolipoprotein F isoform X1, translated to MTVYSVSDMCGLRFIMIQVELFFCYLLLHPVDVISHGNWTNIPSSLRSWPPSSDILSCQTLLPKSLPGFTYMAPLPKFLVGLPLVIALEKAGCQADVWPLQLQLYRLGGVKATQILIQHLQELQKRRSTGRAVSMDALASALQLLAREQPGPERARRSLPINDCEQEQEENVHNVVRLFPVVGTYYNLGTALYYAAQSCSDKAKERGQDGLVDMGYDLLMTLAGWSGGPTGVLISSALKPAVKAGIQQLIQYYYEQEANTALPVISRKALGGTSDVGDLEETTTTALWH
- the APOF gene encoding apolipoprotein F isoform X3 is translated as MCGLRFIMIQVELFFCYLLLHPVDVISHGNWTNIPSSLRSWPPSSDILSCQTLLPKSLPGFTYMAPLPKFLVGLPLVIALEKAGCQADVWPLQLQLYRLGGVKATQILIQHLQELQKRRSTGRAVSMDALASALQLLAREQPGPERARRSLPINDCEQEQEENVHNVVRLFPVVGTYYNLGTALYYAAQSCSDKAKERGQDGLVDMGYDLLMTLAGWSGGPTGVLISSALKPAVKAGIQQLIQYYYEQEANTALPVISRKALGGTSDVGDLEETTTTALWH
- the APOF gene encoding apolipoprotein F isoform X2, with translation MTDMCGLRFIMIQVELFFCYLLLHPVDVISHGNWTNIPSSLRSWPPSSDILSCQTLLPKSLPGFTYMAPLPKFLVGLPLVIALEKAGCQADVWPLQLQLYRLGGVKATQILIQHLQELQKRRSTGRAVSMDALASALQLLAREQPGPERARRSLPINDCEQEQEENVHNVVRLFPVVGTYYNLGTALYYAAQSCSDKAKERGQDGLVDMGYDLLMTLAGWSGGPTGVLISSALKPAVKAGIQQLIQYYYEQEANTALPVISRKALGGTSDVGDLEETTTTALWH